In the Aneurinibacillus soli genome, one interval contains:
- a CDS encoding glutamate synthase-related protein — protein MKRADFGNFRNHLAEEHDSCGIVAIIEKNGQPHRDNISKIIDALIKMEHRSGFIDGEGDGCGIVGDIPRELWAKKLAAADNSTELAYSSSFAVGHIFIPTTGHDVEDVKAGIRAMFASASLTIELEQASAVNSHVLGKNGRADEPVFWQIACQYTGSNKIENELFELLITIEETYNVHVASLSNHSASYKVMGAANILPEYFQDIQQPEFASSATIGHNRYSTNTLSNFFRVQPFTLLGHNGEINTIRKLENEAEMLGVSLVKGGSDSQNMNRTAESLIHRYGLSLFEAMEMIFPPIINEMKNLRPELQDLYVYYRQTWGHYAQGPAGIVSRYGNECIFSVDALGLRPVWMVESETSLYFSSEQGVIPVYEMVREPKALAPGEKVGVQLNPGQPITVLSHSDVQNLILERSGKRADFAGFRTQLSFPKIAKAKAPFEILESVSNQQYAAFGWEREHIQLAEQMSTNGAEPIRSLGHDAPLAAISSARQNLADFIKESVAVVTNPAIDREREIEHFSTRMVLGGRPDLFPQNGTLTASIEVPSPILLEGTEAQELADQLNTVSVEQLMEHFGDHEHILPVFFTAGETIPQALERIATSAIQSAQVGARVILLDDSASHQDEQYWIDPHLVISKVDQALKTAPSASGNLRRQVSLVLRSAAIRNLHDLAISFGLGADAVSPYLLFAAAYAKGNVQAVGNLYNTLTKGLEKVISTIGIHELRGYARLFSSIGLHTEVADVLGIVNFCGSNTAGTSFADLEADSKARYEEFGMDDARPAKIFHMWPRVWKSIGEVASGSLPYREFADKLIEQEKENPLSIRHLADFTIEKAEKSVDSATVDTAIGEHSLPFLISSMSFGSQNETAFRAYAEAADQLNMISLNGEGGEIKDMLGKYPRTRGQQVASGRFGVNVELANSTNLLEIKIGQGAKPGEGGHLPGRKVTAKVAAARNATLGSDLISPSNNHDIYSIEDLAQIVTELKTANHQAKVCIKVPIVPNIGTIAVGVAKAGADYITLSGFDGGTGAARVHAIQHVGLPVEIGVKAAHTALIEAGLRDQVELWADGGVKGAHDVAKLILLGANRVGFGTLAMLAVGCTTCRGCHLDTCHVGIATQIESVEEAQEHGLRRFVPRVFDVAVGNLKRLFTSIGEELCAITAELGFDRVQDMVGRADMLVQTRGLTQMDLSAMLTSAPFALAEPVEARVLVAPNGEVIEEEDSYASPNAPINETFTNVLSDQRVLGSRYSGARVKPYLDGSYVNLPEVSLTFANGCVPGNGLAAFNAEGVSIRVHGGAQDGVGKTGFGGRVAIMKSPNTRGEFINGSVGKSFCYGAQKGLYIVQGNADARACIRLSGADVIIGGELTQPVNDVAGGIGARANIKGFAFEYMTNGRALVMGDPGPWMCSGMTGGTVYLRIQPELGLDEAAITRRLAKAAKVTIQPLNAKGKEDIAYLLGEYIAELEASGQPEKAADIACLLADASEHFMMLTPVKEQADPSIATE, from the coding sequence ATGAAGAGAGCAGATTTCGGTAATTTTCGCAATCATCTGGCTGAAGAACATGATAGCTGTGGGATTGTCGCCATTATTGAGAAGAACGGACAACCGCATCGTGATAATATTTCCAAGATCATTGATGCGCTAATTAAGATGGAACACCGTTCCGGTTTTATCGACGGTGAAGGTGATGGTTGCGGGATTGTCGGTGATATCCCACGTGAATTGTGGGCAAAGAAGCTTGCCGCTGCCGACAATTCAACCGAACTGGCTTACTCTTCTTCCTTTGCTGTAGGTCATATCTTCATTCCGACTACAGGACATGATGTAGAAGATGTGAAAGCAGGTATTCGTGCTATGTTTGCATCTGCTTCGCTTACCATTGAGCTTGAACAAGCGAGTGCAGTGAACAGCCATGTGCTTGGCAAGAATGGTCGGGCAGACGAGCCTGTATTCTGGCAGATCGCATGCCAATACACCGGATCAAACAAGATCGAAAACGAACTGTTTGAGCTACTCATTACGATTGAAGAAACCTACAACGTACATGTTGCTTCCTTAAGCAACCACTCAGCTTCCTATAAAGTTATGGGGGCGGCAAACATTTTACCAGAATATTTCCAGGATATTCAGCAGCCAGAGTTTGCCTCTTCTGCTACGATCGGACATAATCGCTATTCTACTAATACATTATCCAACTTCTTCCGTGTGCAGCCATTTACGCTTCTTGGCCACAACGGAGAAATCAATACGATCCGTAAACTTGAAAATGAAGCGGAAATGCTTGGCGTTAGCCTCGTAAAAGGCGGAAGTGATTCACAAAACATGAATCGCACGGCAGAATCGCTCATTCACCGCTACGGCCTTTCCTTATTCGAGGCGATGGAAATGATCTTCCCGCCAATTATTAATGAAATGAAAAACCTGCGCCCAGAACTGCAGGATTTATACGTATACTACCGTCAGACATGGGGCCATTATGCACAAGGTCCAGCCGGAATCGTATCACGCTACGGCAATGAATGTATTTTCAGTGTCGATGCACTCGGTCTGCGTCCAGTATGGATGGTTGAAAGCGAAACGTCCTTATATTTCTCCTCTGAACAGGGCGTAATCCCGGTTTATGAGATGGTGCGTGAACCGAAGGCACTTGCTCCAGGTGAGAAAGTCGGCGTACAGCTCAATCCAGGACAGCCGATTACCGTTCTCTCCCACAGCGACGTGCAAAATCTCATTCTAGAACGATCTGGAAAACGTGCAGACTTCGCAGGCTTCCGCACCCAGCTTTCGTTCCCGAAAATAGCCAAAGCAAAGGCACCATTTGAGATTCTTGAATCCGTAAGCAATCAGCAGTATGCAGCATTTGGCTGGGAGCGCGAACACATTCAGCTTGCTGAGCAGATGTCTACCAATGGCGCGGAACCAATTCGTTCTCTGGGCCATGATGCACCACTTGCAGCAATTTCCAGTGCTCGCCAGAATCTCGCTGACTTCATTAAAGAAAGCGTAGCGGTCGTTACCAATCCGGCGATTGACCGCGAACGTGAGATTGAGCATTTCTCGACGCGCATGGTACTCGGCGGACGCCCTGATCTGTTCCCACAAAATGGAACGCTCACTGCTAGCATTGAAGTTCCGTCTCCGATCTTGCTCGAAGGTACGGAAGCGCAAGAACTCGCTGATCAGCTGAATACCGTTTCTGTTGAACAATTAATGGAGCATTTCGGCGATCATGAGCATATCCTTCCCGTGTTTTTCACAGCAGGCGAAACGATTCCTCAAGCACTCGAACGCATTGCAACTAGTGCGATACAATCCGCACAAGTGGGCGCTCGTGTCATTTTGCTTGATGATAGTGCCTCTCATCAAGATGAACAGTACTGGATTGATCCGCATCTGGTCATATCCAAAGTAGATCAGGCACTCAAAACGGCTCCATCCGCATCCGGCAATCTACGCCGTCAGGTAAGTCTTGTGCTCCGTTCTGCTGCGATTCGCAACCTGCATGACCTTGCGATTTCATTCGGTCTAGGAGCTGATGCGGTGTCTCCATACCTCCTCTTTGCTGCTGCATATGCAAAAGGAAACGTACAGGCGGTAGGAAACCTGTATAACACGCTGACAAAAGGTCTTGAAAAAGTTATTTCAACGATCGGGATTCATGAACTTCGTGGCTATGCCCGCCTGTTCTCCTCCATCGGCCTGCATACAGAAGTTGCTGACGTACTAGGCATCGTAAACTTCTGCGGCAGTAACACAGCCGGTACATCATTTGCCGATCTGGAAGCAGACAGCAAAGCACGTTATGAAGAATTCGGCATGGATGATGCACGTCCGGCGAAGATTTTCCACATGTGGCCGCGCGTCTGGAAATCAATCGGAGAGGTAGCGTCCGGCAGCCTGCCGTACCGTGAATTCGCCGATAAATTGATCGAGCAGGAAAAAGAAAATCCGCTCTCCATTCGTCATCTGGCCGACTTTACTATAGAAAAAGCAGAAAAATCGGTCGACTCAGCAACAGTAGATACAGCGATCGGTGAACACAGTCTGCCGTTCCTCATCTCTTCGATGTCGTTCGGTTCACAAAACGAAACTGCATTCCGCGCTTATGCCGAAGCAGCTGACCAATTAAACATGATCAGCCTCAACGGTGAGGGTGGCGAAATTAAAGATATGCTCGGCAAATATCCACGAACACGCGGACAACAGGTTGCATCCGGACGCTTCGGAGTAAACGTTGAGCTTGCTAACTCGACCAACCTGCTTGAGATCAAAATCGGTCAGGGGGCAAAACCAGGTGAAGGCGGTCACTTACCAGGTAGAAAAGTAACCGCAAAAGTTGCCGCAGCCCGCAACGCTACCCTTGGTTCTGACTTGATCTCTCCATCGAATAACCACGATATTTATTCGATTGAAGATCTGGCACAAATTGTAACGGAGTTAAAAACAGCGAACCATCAGGCTAAAGTGTGTATCAAAGTACCGATTGTACCGAACATCGGAACCATCGCAGTCGGCGTTGCCAAAGCGGGTGCAGACTACATCACACTCAGCGGGTTCGATGGGGGTACCGGAGCAGCCCGTGTCCACGCCATTCAACACGTAGGTCTTCCGGTTGAGATCGGCGTAAAAGCGGCTCATACTGCTCTGATCGAAGCTGGATTACGCGATCAAGTAGAACTGTGGGCAGATGGCGGTGTTAAAGGTGCACACGATGTAGCAAAACTTATCTTGCTCGGTGCTAACCGCGTTGGCTTCGGTACACTGGCTATGCTGGCTGTTGGCTGTACAACATGCCGCGGCTGTCATCTCGATACATGTCATGTCGGGATCGCAACACAGATCGAGTCGGTAGAAGAAGCGCAAGAGCATGGCCTGCGTCGATTCGTACCGCGTGTATTTGACGTAGCAGTTGGAAATCTGAAGCGCCTGTTTACATCGATTGGTGAAGAACTTTGTGCGATTACAGCTGAACTTGGCTTCGACCGTGTACAGGATATGGTTGGTCGTGCGGATATGCTGGTACAAACTCGTGGCCTGACACAAATGGATCTGTCCGCTATGCTGACAAGCGCTCCATTCGCCCTTGCTGAGCCAGTTGAAGCTCGTGTGCTTGTTGCGCCGAATGGTGAAGTCATCGAAGAAGAAGACAGCTATGCCTCACCGAATGCGCCAATCAACGAGACTTTCACAAACGTATTAAGTGACCAGCGTGTGCTCGGAAGCCGTTATTCCGGTGCCCGTGTCAAGCCATATCTGGATGGCAGCTATGTGAATCTGCCGGAAGTCTCGCTCACATTCGCAAACGGCTGTGTACCAGGCAACGGCCTCGCAGCTTTCAATGCAGAAGGCGTATCAATCCGCGTACATGGCGGTGCACAAGATGGCGTCGGTAAAACTGGATTCGGTGGACGTGTGGCGATTATGAAATCACCAAATACACGCGGCGAATTCATCAACGGCTCCGTGGGCAAAAGCTTCTGCTATGGCGCACAAAAAGGTTTGTACATCGTACAGGGTAATGCAGATGCACGCGCCTGCATTCGTCTCTCCGGAGCCGATGTCATTATTGGCGGAGAACTTACACAACCTGTAAACGACGTAGCTGGCGGTATCGGCGCACGCGCCAATATCAAAGGTTTTGCGTTTGAATATATGACCAATGGCCGCGCACTCGTAATGGGTGATCCAGGTCCGTGGATGTGCTCTGGCATGACTGGCGGTACTGTATACCTTCGCATCCAGCCAGAATTAGGACTCGACGAAGCAGCAATTACACGCCGTCTGGCCAAAGCGGCCAAAGTAACCATCCAGCCGCTGAATGCAAAAGGAAAAGAAGATATAGCCTACTTGCTTGGCGAATACATCGCGGAGCTTGAGGCAAGCGGACAGCCAGAAAAAGCAGCAGACATCGCATGCCTGCTTGCAGATGCAAGCGAGCACTTTATGATGCTGACGCCAGTGAAAGAACAGGCTGATCCATCGATTGCCACTGAATAA
- a CDS encoding FUSC family protein, whose protein sequence is MRVGARIIKTAIALIVALFVCNWFGLKPPALAAIAATLSIQPTLYRTWKQLREQLEANAIGAVLGVAAAYYLGSEPIIVGVVVMIVILINLRLKLEESLVLSIVTVVSVMETQTGNDLMFAWNRFSLTIIGIFSAALVNAAFLPPRYEKRLLDEVTQLSEKFSLLMRTLIHNEMEEKAFRAEKIKIKTGFKSVETLYDLYTEEVTRFRKVTYSSSKKLVIFRQMLVVLYKEMDMLRTFERHIYSSFETDHHLFPLIQKQIEELTTYHQDILMLYEGVLKPRDTGQMPESIYEENQRLLHEFMSLYPKVKHTPEEEDDGHWLHLFPVVSEMLEYATQLEHLNKLVYAYHTHTGEEN, encoded by the coding sequence ATGCGAGTCGGAGCCCGTATTATCAAAACAGCCATTGCCCTCATCGTCGCTCTGTTCGTCTGCAACTGGTTCGGACTAAAGCCGCCAGCCCTTGCTGCAATCGCTGCTACGCTCAGTATTCAGCCAACACTGTACCGCACCTGGAAACAATTACGTGAACAGTTAGAAGCGAATGCAATCGGAGCTGTGCTCGGTGTGGCTGCTGCGTATTACCTAGGGTCAGAACCGATCATTGTCGGTGTCGTCGTCATGATCGTCATTCTGATTAATTTACGCTTAAAACTCGAAGAGAGTCTTGTTCTTAGTATCGTAACGGTTGTATCTGTTATGGAGACACAGACAGGCAACGATTTGATGTTTGCGTGGAACCGTTTTTCTCTAACCATCATCGGGATTTTCTCTGCGGCACTCGTGAATGCCGCATTCTTGCCACCTCGCTATGAGAAGCGCCTGCTTGACGAGGTAACACAGCTGAGTGAGAAATTCTCCTTGCTTATGCGAACTCTCATCCATAATGAAATGGAAGAAAAGGCGTTCCGGGCTGAAAAAATCAAGATTAAAACAGGATTTAAAAGCGTAGAAACGCTGTATGACCTATACACAGAAGAAGTAACTCGCTTCCGCAAAGTTACCTATTCTAGCAGCAAAAAACTGGTCATATTCCGGCAGATGCTGGTCGTACTCTATAAGGAAATGGATATGCTCCGCACCTTTGAACGGCATATTTATTCTTCCTTTGAGACGGATCATCATTTGTTCCCGCTCATCCAGAAACAGATTGAAGAATTAACTACGTATCACCAGGACATTCTCATGCTGTATGAAGGAGTACTCAAGCCGCGTGATACCGGACAGATGCCAGAGTCTATTTATGAGGAAAACCAGCGTCTTCTGCATGAATTCATGTCTCTCTATCCAAAAGTTAAACATACACCAGAGGAAGAAGATGACGGGCACTGGCTCCATCTATTCCCGGTCGTATCCGAGATGCTCGAGTATGCCACTCAGCTCGAACATTTAAACAAGCTTGTATACGCTTATCACACACATACCGGGGAAGAAAATTGA
- a CDS encoding 2,3-diketo-5-methylthiopentyl-1-phosphate enolase produces MSEFITVTYQTEGKDLYKKAQGIAVGMTVGSWTDLPLARQELLASYLGNVADVRIEREANGIQQGTIAINYPAGNITADIPALLTTVFGKLSMDGKIKLLDIEFPPSLLAQFPGPKFGITGIREKLGVYDRPLLMSIFKSCLGLPLEDLETQFAAQIEGGVDLVKDDEIFFVDNRAPLKERLAAYNRIIEQAGRPVLYAANLTGPVHEIVDRAKYAIENGANCLLLNVLPYGFDILHRLAADPDITVPLMAHPSLAGAFYQAADYGIASPLLLGKLNRLAGADFILYPSPYGSVALEREEALAIADYARTEQSAGAPAFPVPSAGIHPGLVPQLYEDFGTDVIINAGGGVHGHPNGATDGGRAFRAAIDAVVNGQTLQEAATNNAPLAVALDKWGGA; encoded by the coding sequence ATGAGTGAATTCATTACAGTGACGTATCAGACAGAAGGTAAAGATTTATATAAAAAAGCACAAGGTATCGCGGTTGGTATGACAGTTGGCAGTTGGACCGATCTCCCGCTTGCCCGCCAGGAACTGCTCGCATCCTATCTCGGAAATGTGGCGGATGTGCGGATTGAGCGCGAAGCAAATGGCATCCAACAAGGAACGATTGCGATCAATTATCCAGCTGGCAACATTACAGCCGATATTCCGGCTCTGCTCACAACCGTGTTCGGCAAACTGTCGATGGATGGAAAAATCAAACTGCTGGACATTGAGTTCCCACCTTCCCTGCTTGCTCAATTTCCTGGACCGAAATTCGGCATTACGGGCATCCGGGAGAAGCTCGGTGTGTATGACCGCCCGCTTCTGATGAGCATCTTTAAATCGTGTCTCGGACTACCGCTTGAAGACCTGGAAACGCAGTTCGCCGCACAAATTGAAGGTGGCGTTGATCTTGTTAAAGACGATGAAATCTTTTTTGTTGATAATCGTGCCCCGCTGAAAGAACGCCTGGCTGCTTATAATCGAATCATTGAACAGGCTGGACGTCCTGTGCTGTACGCAGCGAATCTGACTGGTCCGGTACACGAGATTGTTGACCGTGCCAAATATGCGATTGAGAACGGAGCGAACTGCCTCCTGCTGAATGTGCTGCCATACGGCTTTGACATTTTGCATCGTCTCGCTGCCGACCCGGATATTACCGTGCCGCTGATGGCGCATCCGTCACTTGCCGGTGCCTTCTATCAAGCAGCGGATTACGGCATCGCCTCTCCGCTTCTGCTCGGCAAGCTAAACCGCCTTGCAGGCGCAGACTTCATCCTGTATCCATCTCCGTATGGCTCGGTAGCACTCGAACGTGAAGAAGCACTGGCCATCGCTGATTATGCCCGAACCGAACAAAGCGCAGGTGCTCCCGCCTTCCCGGTTCCATCCGCTGGCATTCATCCGGGCCTTGTGCCACAACTATATGAAGATTTCGGTACGGATGTCATCATTAATGCAGGCGGCGGTGTACACGGTCATCCGAATGGAGCGACTGACGGTGGTCGAGCATTCCGCGCTGCCATCGATGCAGTCGTGAATGGTCAGACATTACAAGAAGCAGCTACAAACAATGCTCCGCTCGCGGTTGCTCTCGATAAGTGGGGTGGCGCATAA
- a CDS encoding MtnX-like HAD-IB family phosphatase, which yields MSKKIVIFCDFDGTITEKDNIIDIMAEFAPPEWKSIVDDMFAKKQSLRAGVHALFALIPSEKRQEMTDFVLQRAVVRPGFGEFVDFCHAHEIELLVTSNGIDFFIEPILAPYADRIPKIYCNKADFTGEYVNIIYPYTCDEHCDVDCGMCKTTVNRSYRNDDYFKVVIGDSITDLEGAKIADAVIARAYLEEKCEELGIAYDRFADFYDCIDALKRLQVKTEGTS from the coding sequence ATGAGCAAAAAAATTGTGATCTTTTGCGACTTTGATGGCACTATCACTGAGAAAGACAACATTATTGATATCATGGCCGAATTCGCTCCGCCAGAATGGAAAAGTATCGTAGATGATATGTTTGCGAAAAAACAAAGTCTGCGCGCTGGCGTCCATGCGCTTTTCGCCCTGATTCCAAGCGAGAAGCGTCAGGAGATGACTGACTTCGTATTACAGCGCGCCGTCGTTCGCCCTGGCTTCGGAGAGTTCGTGGACTTCTGTCATGCACATGAAATTGAACTGCTTGTGACCAGCAACGGCATCGACTTCTTCATTGAACCGATTCTTGCCCCGTATGCAGATCGCATTCCGAAAATTTATTGCAATAAAGCGGACTTCACAGGCGAATATGTCAACATCATCTATCCATATACATGTGATGAGCACTGCGATGTGGACTGCGGCATGTGCAAAACAACCGTGAACCGCAGCTATCGTAACGACGACTATTTCAAAGTCGTTATCGGAGACAGCATTACCGACTTAGAAGGCGCAAAAATCGCGGATGCGGTAATCGCCCGTGCGTATCTGGAAGAAAAATGTGAAGAGCTTGGCATCGCATACGACCGCTTTGCTGATTTTTATGACTGTATCGACGCACTGAAACGACTTCAAGTAAAAACGGAGGGAACATCATGA
- a CDS encoding methylthioribulose 1-phosphate dehydratase, which translates to MSTFTHEARQLAFQQLDQAKLTFAARGWFPGTSGNLSVKISSSPLLVAVTASGKDKTISTPNDYLVVDAENKPYEATSLKPSAETQIHTAIYRNIPKAGAVFHVHTIANNLISELYGDVSYVTLRDQELIKGLGIWEEGAEIRIPIVENYADIPKLANAVENVLDPRIPGVLIRNHGIYAWGGNDFEAKRHLESFEFLFSYHLQWLQVRHLAVQA; encoded by the coding sequence ATGAGCACATTCACACATGAAGCCCGCCAACTGGCATTTCAACAGCTTGATCAAGCCAAACTTACCTTCGCTGCCCGAGGCTGGTTCCCAGGTACAAGCGGCAATCTCTCAGTCAAAATTAGCTCTTCTCCTCTGCTAGTTGCCGTAACAGCCAGCGGAAAGGATAAAACCATCTCGACGCCAAATGATTACCTTGTCGTCGATGCTGAAAACAAGCCGTACGAAGCGACATCGCTCAAACCGTCGGCTGAAACACAAATTCATACCGCGATCTATCGTAACATTCCGAAAGCAGGAGCTGTATTCCACGTTCATACGATTGCAAACAATCTCATCTCTGAGCTATACGGCGATGTCAGCTATGTAACCTTACGTGATCAGGAGCTGATCAAAGGTCTTGGTATCTGGGAAGAAGGAGCGGAGATTCGCATCCCGATCGTCGAAAACTATGCAGATATCCCAAAACTTGCGAATGCTGTGGAAAATGTTCTCGATCCACGCATCCCTGGAGTCTTAATTCGCAATCATGGCATTTATGCCTGGGGCGGCAATGACTTCGAAGCAAAACGTCACCTTGAATCATTTGAATTTTTGTTCTCATATCATCTTCAGTGGCTGCAAGTGCGCCACTTAGCCGTACAGGCATAA
- a CDS encoding 1,2-dihydroxy-3-keto-5-methylthiopentene dioxygenase — translation MAYITFRDTQEQIVTGHEVTEYLQTQDVIYENWGVERLTGELKENYTLTGEQKQQIIESFRPEIAELSARRGYQTEDIIVLSDATPNLDTLLDKFKAEHHHTDDEVRFCVDGHGIFTLKATDGRYFDVVMEPGDLISVPAYARHWFTLCDDRKIKCIRIFVTPAGWEAIYEEPGTHA, via the coding sequence ATGGCATACATTACATTCCGTGATACACAGGAGCAAATCGTAACAGGACACGAAGTTACTGAGTACCTGCAAACACAAGATGTTATTTATGAAAATTGGGGCGTAGAGCGTCTAACCGGCGAGCTGAAAGAAAATTACACGCTCACCGGTGAACAAAAACAACAAATCATTGAATCGTTCCGTCCGGAAATTGCTGAACTGAGCGCACGCCGTGGTTATCAGACAGAAGACATCATCGTGCTCTCTGATGCTACTCCAAATCTTGATACCCTCCTCGATAAATTTAAAGCAGAGCACCACCATACAGATGATGAAGTGCGCTTCTGCGTGGATGGACACGGCATCTTTACGTTGAAAGCTACGGATGGCCGCTACTTCGATGTTGTAATGGAGCCAGGCGATCTGATTTCGGTTCCGGCTTATGCGCGTCACTGGTTCACGCTATGCGACGACCGCAAAATCAAATGCATCCGAATTTTCGTTACACCAGCAGGCTGGGAAGCGATCTATGAGGAGCCGGGCACTCACGCATAA
- a CDS encoding multicopper oxidase family protein, whose amino-acid sequence MNRFSSTTRMWLGAALCAVLIAVGGYWMYTYTAKSGGMPEEGMDMSGTHASAHSESGEHEGMEHVTPCTEFVPDTIKRPVKEFTLVAQTKTIQLASGEKVEVMTYNGTVPGPELRVQVGDRVRVHLKNEMKESTAIHWHGVELPCSQDGVAGITQDAVKQGESYTYEFVAQRAGTFWYHSHQYSAEQAKKGLAGKLIIEPKEKKYDRDYAVMLLKLLDTYYMVDGKEKVQTFAAKPGEMVRVRLINADNFTHNMTVVGAPYQLLSIDGFDLNEPPKIENKLVAIGAGQRMDFLFRMPASGSVQVVSGDTEEKARQLLRMNFGSSEGSAGASAEKIASYPMVDIYAYGKPKVDALSAIKKPTRSYDMTLGDAIVKDENGNPKLVYTINGKSGMDIPHLMVRKGDVVKMTFRNPSKLDHPMHLHGHAFKVLTRNGKPISGSPLYMDNILVRPGETYEIMLKAENPGLWMLHCHNLPHATYGMSTMMNYEGVSTPYRVGGKSGNFPD is encoded by the coding sequence ATGAATCGATTCAGCAGCACAACACGCATGTGGCTTGGAGCTGCTCTATGTGCTGTCCTGATTGCTGTCGGTGGATACTGGATGTACACGTACACCGCAAAGTCCGGTGGAATGCCAGAAGAAGGCATGGACATGTCAGGTACACATGCGTCAGCACATTCGGAGAGTGGAGAACATGAGGGGATGGAGCATGTTACACCGTGTACAGAATTTGTGCCGGATACCATAAAGCGTCCGGTAAAAGAATTTACACTGGTCGCGCAGACGAAGACCATTCAGCTTGCTTCCGGTGAAAAAGTAGAAGTGATGACTTACAACGGCACAGTTCCTGGACCGGAGTTACGTGTGCAGGTGGGGGATCGTGTCCGCGTTCATCTGAAAAACGAAATGAAAGAATCAACAGCTATTCACTGGCATGGTGTAGAACTTCCATGCTCTCAGGATGGGGTAGCGGGCATTACACAAGATGCGGTGAAGCAAGGAGAGAGCTATACATACGAATTTGTCGCCCAACGTGCCGGAACATTCTGGTATCATTCGCATCAGTATAGTGCTGAACAGGCCAAAAAAGGGCTGGCAGGCAAGTTAATCATCGAGCCAAAAGAAAAGAAATATGACCGAGATTATGCGGTCATGCTGCTAAAGCTTCTGGATACGTACTACATGGTAGATGGAAAAGAAAAAGTCCAGACATTTGCGGCGAAGCCAGGTGAAATGGTTCGTGTTCGTCTCATCAATGCGGATAACTTCACGCATAATATGACAGTCGTTGGTGCCCCGTACCAACTTCTTTCCATTGACGGGTTCGACTTGAACGAACCACCTAAAATTGAGAACAAGCTGGTTGCCATTGGTGCAGGCCAGCGAATGGACTTCTTGTTTCGCATGCCAGCTAGTGGGTCTGTACAAGTCGTAAGCGGAGATACGGAAGAGAAAGCGCGTCAGTTACTGCGCATGAATTTTGGCAGTAGTGAGGGAAGTGCAGGGGCCTCTGCGGAGAAGATCGCCTCATACCCGATGGTTGATATTTATGCATACGGAAAACCAAAAGTCGATGCGCTCTCCGCAATCAAGAAGCCTACTCGTTCGTATGATATGACGCTAGGAGATGCGATCGTAAAAGATGAGAACGGCAATCCGAAGCTTGTGTATACGATCAACGGAAAATCAGGTATGGACATTCCGCACTTAATGGTTAGAAAAGGTGATGTAGTCAAAATGACATTCCGCAATCCGAGTAAGCTTGATCATCCGATGCATCTACACGGTCATGCATTCAAAGTATTAACCCGGAACGGGAAGCCAATCAGCGGAAGTCCGTTGTATATGGATAATATCCTCGTACGTCCGGGTGAAACGTATGAGATTATGCTCAAAGCGGAAAATCCGGGTCTATGGATGCTGCATTGTCACAACTTGCCGCATGCTACATATGGCATGAGTACGATGATGAATTATGAAGGTGTCAGTACCCCATATCGTGTCGGCGGAAAATCAGGTAACTTCCCGGATTAA
- a CDS encoding GntR family transcriptional regulator yields the protein MDTFSTEKPIYLQISDHITWQIVRNERKPGDKLPSIRDMALEFKVNPNTVSRTYQELERMEIVETRRGQGTFVTENLESIVQWKEKLKQEHTRKFIHDMKQMGFTKEETMRCIDQLFDSNEGGQRHD from the coding sequence ATGGATACATTCAGCACAGAAAAACCGATCTACTTACAAATTTCCGATCATATCACCTGGCAAATCGTCAGAAATGAGCGGAAACCTGGTGACAAGCTACCATCCATTCGAGATATGGCACTTGAATTCAAAGTAAATCCCAATACGGTATCAAGAACCTATCAGGAGTTGGAACGTATGGAAATCGTCGAAACACGCCGCGGACAAGGTACATTTGTAACAGAGAATCTAGAAAGTATCGTTCAATGGAAAGAAAAGTTAAAACAGGAGCACACCCGGAAGTTTATCCATGACATGAAACAGATGGGGTTTACAAAAGAAGAAACGATGCGATGTATCGACCAGCTTTTTGATTCTAACGAGGGAGGACAGCGACATGATTGA